The Prodigiosinella aquatilis region TCAAGCCACTACGAAAAAAAGCATTCAGTAAATCCGTGCCACGGATTATTTCCAGACTGTAGACACCGGAATAAAAAATCAATAATTGTACATAGAGCGGTGTTCCCCGGAAAATATAGGTAAATAACCACACCGGCAGGGAAAAGCGACGCCGGGGAGAAACTCGGGCAACAGCCAGTGGAATCGCCATCAATCCACCAATCACGACCGAAATAATCAGCAGCCATAGTGTCATGGCAAGACCTGTAAAGTGATAGCCATCACTCCATAACAAAGGCCGCCAGTATTGTTGCAGGATCTCACTCATAATTAACTTTCCTGACTCCTGCAGAATAACGCCGTTCCAGCCACCACAGCACCCCGTTAGACAAGGTAGTAAAAATCAGATACATCACACCCGCTACAATGGCGAAAAAGAAAGGTTGATGAGCACTCTTACCCGCCAATTGAGTCGCCTTAATCACATCGCTCAACCCCAGTAAAGAAACCAGAGCAGTTGCTTTCAAAATAACCTGCCAGTTATTGCCGATACCCGGCAAAGCAAAACGCATCATTGAGGGAAACATGATGCGTCTGAACACTTGTGATGGAGAGAAACCAAAAGCGACTGCCGCCTCGATTTGTCCGCGTGGCACCGCCAGATACGCCCCACGAAATGTTTCGGTAAAATAAGCGCCATAAATGAACCCTAACGTGATAATCCCCGCTGATAACGGATCAATATCGATCTGTGAAAGACCAATCGCATCAGTCAGATTGTTCAGTATTATTTGCAGTCCATAAAAAATGAGCAACATCAGCACCAGATCAGGGATGCCGCGAATCAAGGTGGTATAGCCAGAAAAACAGACCGACAATAGCCGATTAGAAGATAACTTGGCACCCGCACCGATTAAACCAATCGCCAACGCCAATAACAACGAGCATATCGCCAGTTGCAGCGTCATGTACGCGCCTTCCAGTATTAATTCGGAATAACCATACAACATCACGTATATCCGTTCAGTAAAAACCATCTTCTGCCTGCCAGGGCAGGCAGAAGTTAATCACGGAAGGGTTAACCGCCGTATACGTCAAAATCGAAATATTTTTTCGCCAATTTGCTGTAAGTACCGTCTTTACGCATAGATTCAAAAGCTTTATTCAGCGCGGCTTTCAGCTCGGTTTCATTTTTACGCAGCCCCATACCGGTGCCCACGCCAAAAAATTTGTCATCTTTCACTGCCGGACCGGCAAAAGCATAGTCTTTACCTATATCCTGCTTGAGGAAACCCTCGCTTCCTGCCACTTCATCTTGGAAGGCGGCATCAATACGACCGTCAATCAGGTCAGAATAAATCAGGTCCTGATTCTGGTAAGCCACAACATTAACCCCTTTCGGCTGCCAGTTGGCATTGGCGTAAGCTTCCTGGGTTGACGCTTGCAATACACCAACTCGTTTTCCACGCAATGATTCCACTGTCGGCTGAATATTGGCGCCTTTTTTAGCAATCAGACGAGCGTTGGCGGCATACAGTTTATCGGTAAAGGCGATCTCTTTCTGACGTTTTTCAGTGATAGACAGAGAGGAAA contains the following coding sequences:
- a CDS encoding histidine ABC transporter permease HisQ gives rise to the protein MLYGYSELILEGAYMTLQLAICSLLLALAIGLIGAGAKLSSNRLLSVCFSGYTTLIRGIPDLVLMLLIFYGLQIILNNLTDAIGLSQIDIDPLSAGIITLGFIYGAYFTETFRGAYLAVPRGQIEAAVAFGFSPSQVFRRIMFPSMMRFALPGIGNNWQVILKATALVSLLGLSDVIKATQLAGKSAHQPFFFAIVAGVMYLIFTTLSNGVLWWLERRYSAGVRKVNYE
- a CDS encoding lysine/arginine/ornithine ABC transporter substrate-binding protein, with protein sequence MKNLFKLLPLALVFATSSALAEVPKDIKIGTDPTYAPFESKNASGELVGFDIDLAKEMCKRMAVKCTFVESDFDALIPSLKAKKIDAIISSLSITEKRQKEIAFTDKLYAANARLIAKKGANIQPTVESLRGKRVGVLQASTQEAYANANWQPKGVNVVAYQNQDLIYSDLIDGRIDAAFQDEVAGSEGFLKQDIGKDYAFAGPAVKDDKFFGVGTGMGLRKNETELKAALNKAFESMRKDGTYSKLAKKYFDFDVYGG